The proteins below are encoded in one region of Leptospira hartskeerlii:
- a CDS encoding FtsK/SpoIIIE family DNA translocase: protein MDRRDQIVGQNIAIWEKGRAALPYLLLFTGIFLTLSLGSFTIAENGVEANLFGRLGHYLSWGFMYLFGNASFVPGIMLILTGGILLAKPTQDVTNKLLTIPLFLLAVAVSLNVFGNVSTVPFASNGGVLGQALAVALEYLLGSTGRLLIHFVVYFYGILVYLNESPVHFLGRLLAQSGRDWKEQWLSGYMSGRTKKEEEIQNYEPAFPKTKSADWSQGLADMMNSIHARKQTDTEISEENVPPWFRREVSGHSSERQNKVNSPANLESYIQKAKGNSKIADLRESNVQYRNSGLLQGFFEEDRKIFQFQTASSRLVEKVYGVQERKEEVSAASKKAWEILDLRSGTSTVSSFVKEEVLNVTAEVEELEEEIQPFVSQVEVAEDVSVEEENFQEEGEELEEWTEEEDEELEDSEEEYEEETEDSEEITEVEEPKAVVAPTPPVAEKKPKQSELPFTPVSMVPIFRSKRSVYHIPLNRLKSNPTKVQDALFKVESEKVAFEIENALKVYGYEAKVVGWERGPIITRYELTPPPGVKLGRITSLTDELRMYLAVKNIRIVAPIPGKSTIGIEVPNKHREDVFLGDILRSSLAPKPKKDLNIVIGKDISGKLVSIDLNKLPHLLVAGTTGSGKSVCLNAMIASLVLNLSPEEVRFIMIDPKMVELTLFEDIPHLLMPVIKDARKATKSLSWVIQEMEARYEAVSQLKCRDFRSYNEKVEEHYHKEGYNKMPYLVVFIDELADLMMVSGKDLEDAITRISQKSRAVGIHLVMATQRPSVDVITGLIKANCPARIAFHVAQKTDSKIILDMNGAESLLGKGDMLYKSPTSADLARIQAPFISEEEIEKIVDEAKKYGAPTYVDFDLEEETESESADEMDEELFDKAWEIVRTDRKASASYLQRRLKIGYNRAARIMELMEERGYVSAILGSKGREILRSA, encoded by the coding sequence ATGGATAGAAGGGACCAAATAGTCGGACAAAATATAGCAATTTGGGAAAAGGGCCGGGCGGCATTGCCGTATCTTCTGCTTTTTACCGGGATTTTTCTGACACTTTCTCTTGGTTCTTTCACCATTGCTGAAAATGGAGTGGAGGCCAACCTTTTCGGTAGGCTCGGTCATTATCTTTCCTGGGGATTTATGTACTTATTCGGGAATGCTTCTTTTGTTCCCGGCATCATGCTCATCCTAACCGGTGGGATACTTCTTGCGAAACCTACTCAGGATGTAACGAACAAACTTCTTACTATTCCTTTATTCTTACTCGCAGTCGCAGTGAGTCTGAATGTTTTCGGAAATGTTTCCACAGTTCCATTTGCATCTAACGGTGGAGTTCTTGGTCAGGCATTAGCTGTGGCTTTGGAATATCTTCTTGGCTCTACAGGAAGACTTCTGATCCATTTTGTGGTCTATTTTTACGGCATACTTGTTTATTTGAACGAATCTCCGGTCCATTTTTTAGGAAGGCTTCTTGCACAAAGCGGTCGGGACTGGAAGGAGCAATGGCTTTCCGGTTATATGAGTGGAAGAACCAAAAAAGAAGAAGAAATCCAAAATTACGAACCGGCTTTTCCTAAAACCAAATCTGCTGATTGGTCCCAAGGTCTTGCCGATATGATGAATTCAATTCATGCTCGAAAACAAACGGATACTGAAATTTCAGAAGAGAATGTGCCCCCTTGGTTTCGTAGAGAAGTTTCGGGGCATTCTTCAGAGAGACAAAACAAAGTGAATAGTCCTGCTAATTTGGAATCTTATATCCAAAAAGCAAAAGGCAATTCTAAGATTGCAGACCTAAGAGAATCTAACGTGCAATATAGAAATTCAGGTCTTCTCCAGGGTTTTTTTGAAGAAGATAGAAAGATCTTCCAGTTCCAAACTGCTTCTTCTCGTCTTGTGGAAAAAGTATATGGAGTTCAGGAAAGAAAAGAAGAAGTTTCGGCTGCTTCTAAAAAAGCCTGGGAGATCTTGGATCTTAGAAGTGGAACTTCTACCGTTTCTTCTTTTGTAAAAGAAGAAGTTTTGAATGTAACCGCCGAAGTGGAAGAGTTGGAAGAAGAAATTCAGCCATTCGTTTCTCAAGTAGAAGTCGCAGAAGATGTTTCTGTTGAAGAGGAAAACTTCCAAGAAGAAGGCGAAGAGCTTGAAGAATGGACCGAAGAGGAAGACGAGGAACTGGAAGATTCTGAAGAAGAATACGAGGAAGAAACGGAAGACTCTGAAGAGATCACGGAAGTAGAAGAACCAAAGGCTGTTGTAGCTCCTACGCCGCCGGTCGCTGAGAAAAAACCGAAACAATCTGAACTTCCTTTTACGCCTGTTTCTATGGTGCCGATATTCCGTTCTAAACGTTCCGTGTATCATATTCCTTTGAATCGTTTGAAGAGCAATCCTACAAAAGTGCAAGATGCACTTTTCAAAGTAGAATCTGAAAAAGTTGCCTTCGAGATTGAGAACGCTCTAAAAGTTTATGGTTACGAAGCAAAAGTTGTAGGTTGGGAGAGAGGGCCGATCATCACTCGTTACGAACTTACTCCTCCTCCTGGGGTGAAACTGGGAAGGATTACTTCTTTGACTGACGAGCTTAGGATGTATCTTGCAGTTAAGAATATTCGTATAGTCGCTCCTATCCCGGGTAAATCCACGATTGGTATCGAGGTTCCGAACAAACATAGAGAGGATGTTTTCTTAGGCGATATATTACGTTCTTCTTTAGCGCCTAAACCTAAAAAGGATCTGAACATAGTCATCGGTAAGGATATCTCGGGTAAACTTGTATCCATTGATTTGAATAAACTTCCTCACTTGCTTGTGGCCGGAACAACCGGTTCCGGTAAATCAGTCTGTTTGAATGCGATGATCGCTTCTCTCGTCCTGAACCTTTCTCCCGAAGAAGTCCGTTTTATTATGATCGACCCTAAGATGGTGGAACTTACTCTCTTCGAAGATATCCCTCATCTTCTTATGCCTGTGATCAAGGATGCTCGTAAGGCAACCAAGTCCCTTTCTTGGGTGATCCAAGAGATGGAAGCACGTTATGAGGCTGTATCCCAATTAAAATGTAGGGACTTCCGTTCTTATAATGAAAAGGTAGAAGAACATTATCACAAAGAAGGTTATAATAAAATGCCTTATCTTGTGGTGTTCATTGATGAGCTTGCCGATTTAATGATGGTTTCCGGAAAAGATCTGGAAGATGCGATTACTCGTATCAGCCAGAAGTCCAGAGCGGTGGGGATCCACTTGGTGATGGCGACCCAAAGACCTTCTGTGGATGTGATTACCGGTCTTATCAAGGCAAACTGTCCTGCAAGGATTGCATTCCATGTGGCCCAAAAAACGGATTCCAAGATCATTCTGGATATGAATGGTGCTGAGTCACTTCTCGGAAAAGGAGATATGTTGTACAAGTCTCCTACTTCTGCGGACTTAGCAAGGATCCAGGCTCCATTTATCTCGGAAGAAGAGATCGAGAAAATCGTGGATGAGGCCAAAAAATACGGAGCTCCTACCTACGTAGATTTTGATCTAGAAGAGGAAACCGAATCTGAATCTGCGGATGAGATGGACGAGGAACTATTCGACAAGGCCTGGGAAATCGTAAGAACGGACAGAAAAGCAAGTGCAAGCTATTTGCAAAGACGTTTGAAAATCGGATACAACAGGGCTGCTCGGATCATGGAATTAATGGAAGAAAGGGGATACGTTTCTGCAATTCTGGGATCTAAGGGACGGGAAATTTTAAGGTCCGCTTAA
- the dut gene encoding dUTP diphosphatase, whose product MKIPVKKLKEKALLPEIKTSGSAGYDIAACLDSNLELPVGEVVLVPTGLSFAIPEGFHFEIRPRSGFSTKFKILIPNTPGTIDSDYRGELMVPLLNLGKEPYLLEDKTRIAQLLIRRTWHSEWELVTELPESERGAGGFGSTGF is encoded by the coding sequence ATGAAAATCCCAGTGAAAAAACTAAAAGAGAAGGCTCTTCTACCTGAGATCAAAACATCCGGATCTGCTGGTTATGATATCGCTGCCTGTTTAGATTCCAATTTGGAATTGCCTGTCGGGGAAGTTGTTTTAGTACCTACAGGACTTTCTTTTGCGATTCCGGAAGGATTTCATTTTGAGATCAGACCGCGCTCCGGATTTTCTACTAAGTTTAAAATTTTAATCCCGAATACCCCTGGTACAATCGACTCAGATTATAGAGGAGAATTGATGGTGCCACTACTCAACTTGGGAAAAGAACCTTATCTTTTAGAAGACAAAACTAGGATCGCTCAACTTTTGATCCGCCGCACTTGGCATAGCGAGTGGGAACTTGTGACCGAACTTCCTGAATCCGAAAGAGGGGCAGGCGGCTTCGGTAGTACAGGTTTCTAA
- a CDS encoding M16 family metallopeptidase, producing MVFLEEKNHKIILGNGLTVLFQRAPYSVSVSMGVYVKVGSRSETLETAGYCHFLEHMLFKDTEKRTAKQQAEDWERVGAYSNAATSREYTYFHATLASRDLELGLELLSEMMFQPLFRDQDLRTEAEVVLEEMKGYEDSPEDAIHDFYYNNLFSENSLGRDIIGTEASIRGVTPSSLRKFYETYYHPENMILSLSGNYEPEFVFDLVSKYFSHSTKKGKEGTFETPKKEFGYFRKGNKETEQAYFILGGEGFPRNFHDATRLSLLSHVLGGGMSSRLFQKVREEKGLCYHITSYPSSYRDVGINSIVCSTSKERFAESLELILEELRLFVDKGVTSQELKDAKTNHEGSLSIGYEHTESRMNNIAFQELYYGKYNSLENRIKEIHSVTEEEINQTVRRIYALPKLHLSVLAKLKPKEEQKIKSIFGSYSY from the coding sequence TTGGTTTTTCTAGAAGAAAAAAATCATAAAATAATATTAGGGAACGGACTTACTGTCTTGTTCCAAAGAGCTCCTTATTCCGTAAGCGTGTCTATGGGAGTGTATGTAAAAGTGGGATCCAGATCTGAAACTTTGGAAACCGCAGGTTACTGTCACTTCCTGGAACATATGCTTTTCAAAGACACTGAAAAGCGTACTGCAAAACAACAAGCGGAAGATTGGGAAAGAGTAGGTGCTTATTCTAACGCTGCTACTTCCAGAGAATATACTTACTTTCATGCAACCTTAGCCTCCAGAGATCTGGAACTTGGATTGGAATTACTTTCAGAAATGATGTTCCAGCCTTTGTTTAGGGACCAAGATCTTCGCACAGAAGCGGAAGTTGTTCTGGAAGAAATGAAAGGTTACGAAGATTCTCCGGAAGATGCGATCCATGATTTTTATTATAATAATCTATTTTCAGAAAATTCTTTAGGAAGAGATATAATAGGAACTGAAGCCTCGATCAGAGGAGTGACTCCTTCCAGTCTTAGAAAATTTTACGAGACCTATTATCATCCGGAGAATATGATACTTTCTCTTTCCGGAAATTATGAGCCGGAGTTTGTATTCGATCTAGTTTCTAAATACTTCTCCCATTCTACTAAAAAAGGAAAAGAAGGAACATTCGAAACTCCTAAAAAAGAATTCGGATATTTCCGTAAAGGGAATAAGGAAACGGAACAGGCCTATTTCATTTTAGGTGGAGAAGGTTTCCCTCGAAATTTCCACGATGCTACCAGGCTTTCTCTTCTCTCACATGTTTTAGGCGGAGGAATGTCTTCCCGATTATTCCAAAAAGTCAGAGAAGAAAAAGGTCTTTGTTATCATATCACAAGTTACCCTTCTTCTTACCGTGATGTAGGGATTAATTCGATCGTATGTTCCACTTCCAAAGAAAGATTTGCTGAAAGTCTGGAACTGATCTTGGAAGAATTAAGACTTTTCGTGGATAAGGGAGTTACTTCCCAAGAATTGAAAGACGCTAAGACAAACCACGAAGGAAGTCTTTCCATAGGTTACGAGCATACTGAAAGTAGGATGAATAATATCGCTTTCCAAGAATTATATTATGGAAAATACAATTCCTTAGAAAATAGGATCAAAGAGATCCATTCTGTGACAGAAGAAGAGATCAATCAAACTGTCAGAAGAATATATGCACTTCCTAAATTACATCTTTCCGTTTTAGCTAAATTGAAACCGAAAGAAGAACAAAAAATTAAATCCATTTTCGGATCTTATTCTTACTAA
- the pnp gene encoding polyribonucleotide nucleotidyltransferase, protein MAKTINGQFGRDSITLETGDWAKQAHGSVVYKTGNLVLLATVCAVDEPKEGQDFFPLTCEYSEKVYSVGRFPGGYFKREAKPYEHEVLNSRIIDRPIRPLFPEGYFCEVQLQVTVLSADNEISTAGHALNAASAALTISNIPFNGPIAGARVGRINGELVINPSNKEILNSDLDLVVAGTKTHIVMIEGEAKELSNSEMLEALKFAHQHIAKFVELQESWAKELAVVKKEVKLRVKDETLLGEVRKYAFDKISAANKTADKTSRNKEISNANKEVVEHFKETVTESEKIKDIKNFLHELEYEIVREQVLKEGVRFDGRKLDEIRNISVEMSPLPGVHGSAVFTRGQTQSLGTVTLGTASDNQRYETLEGQKEKNFMLHYNFPAFSVGEVRRSSGPGRREIGHGNLAERALKLVLPKPDDFPYVIRVVSEILESNGSSSMASVCSGSLALMAAGVPIKSAVSGIAMGLFSDESGRFAVLSDIAGLEDHFGDMDCKIAGTRKGITAFQMDLKVTGVAFNVLEAVFAQAEKARFHILDVMEKSISKAADSVSRTAPKIIVKYIPKDRIGELIGPGGKNIRGIIEASGADINIDDDGKVTIAGANQEQAEKAAGMVEGFFAEVEVGKIYEGKVKRITDFGAFVEILPGKEGLCHISKLDSKRVNSVKDVVKEGEIIRVRVLNVDKTGKIDLSRRDALEV, encoded by the coding sequence ATGGCTAAAACTATTAATGGCCAATTTGGCCGTGATTCAATCACTCTCGAAACGGGAGATTGGGCGAAGCAAGCCCACGGGTCCGTAGTATATAAAACTGGAAATCTTGTTTTATTAGCAACTGTTTGTGCCGTAGACGAACCTAAAGAAGGCCAAGACTTCTTCCCACTTACTTGCGAATATTCTGAAAAAGTTTATTCAGTAGGTAGATTCCCTGGTGGATATTTTAAAAGAGAAGCAAAACCTTATGAGCATGAGGTTTTAAATTCAAGGATCATCGACAGACCGATCCGTCCTCTTTTTCCGGAAGGATATTTCTGCGAAGTTCAATTGCAGGTAACTGTTCTTTCTGCGGATAATGAAATTTCTACGGCGGGTCACGCATTAAATGCAGCTTCTGCAGCATTAACGATCTCTAATATTCCTTTCAATGGTCCGATCGCCGGAGCAAGAGTAGGAAGAATTAACGGAGAACTCGTGATCAATCCTAGCAACAAAGAGATCCTGAATTCAGATCTAGATCTGGTTGTTGCCGGAACGAAAACCCATATCGTAATGATAGAGGGAGAGGCAAAGGAATTATCCAATTCTGAAATGTTGGAAGCATTAAAGTTTGCCCACCAACATATCGCAAAATTTGTAGAACTTCAAGAAAGCTGGGCGAAAGAACTCGCAGTAGTTAAAAAAGAAGTCAAACTCAGAGTAAAAGATGAAACTCTTTTAGGCGAAGTCCGCAAATACGCATTCGATAAGATCTCTGCTGCAAACAAAACTGCTGATAAAACTTCTCGTAATAAAGAAATTTCTAATGCAAATAAAGAAGTAGTAGAGCACTTCAAAGAAACCGTAACTGAATCAGAAAAGATCAAGGACATCAAAAACTTCTTACATGAACTCGAGTATGAGATCGTAAGAGAGCAGGTATTAAAAGAAGGAGTTCGTTTCGACGGAAGAAAGTTGGACGAGATCCGAAATATTAGCGTAGAGATGAGTCCTCTTCCAGGAGTTCACGGTTCTGCAGTATTTACCAGGGGACAAACCCAGTCTTTGGGAACAGTAACTCTTGGAACTGCATCCGACAACCAACGTTATGAGACATTGGAAGGTCAGAAAGAAAAGAATTTCATGCTTCATTATAACTTCCCTGCGTTCTCAGTAGGAGAAGTAAGAAGATCTTCCGGCCCGGGTCGTAGAGAGATCGGTCACGGAAACTTGGCAGAAAGAGCGCTTAAATTAGTTCTTCCTAAGCCGGATGATTTCCCTTATGTAATCCGAGTTGTATCCGAAATTTTAGAATCCAATGGATCTTCTTCCATGGCTTCCGTATGTTCCGGATCATTGGCTCTTATGGCAGCTGGGGTTCCGATCAAGTCCGCAGTTTCCGGAATTGCAATGGGATTGTTCTCAGACGAATCCGGAAGATTTGCAGTATTATCCGATATCGCAGGATTGGAAGACCATTTCGGTGATATGGACTGCAAGATCGCAGGAACCAGAAAAGGGATCACTGCATTCCAAATGGACTTAAAAGTGACTGGTGTCGCGTTTAACGTTCTCGAGGCAGTATTTGCACAGGCAGAAAAAGCTCGTTTCCATATCTTAGACGTGATGGAAAAATCCATCTCTAAAGCTGCGGATTCAGTTTCTCGCACAGCGCCTAAAATTATCGTTAAATATATACCTAAAGATCGCATTGGGGAACTGATTGGTCCAGGTGGTAAAAATATCCGCGGAATCATCGAAGCTTCCGGAGCGGATATCAATATAGACGACGATGGAAAAGTTACTATCGCAGGAGCCAACCAAGAGCAGGCAGAAAAAGCTGCAGGCATGGTAGAAGGTTTCTTCGCAGAAGTAGAAGTAGGAAAAATTTACGAAGGCAAAGTAAAACGTATCACCGATTTCGGTGCCTTTGTGGAGATCCTACCTGGTAAAGAAGGACTTTGCCATATTTCCAAACTGGATTCCAAACGTGTGAATTCTGTTAAAGACGTAGTCAAAGAAGGTGAGATCATTCGTGTCCGCGTGTTGAACGTGGATAAAACAGGTAAGATCGATCTTTCCAGAAGAGACGCTCTCGAAGTTTAA
- the rpsO gene encoding 30S ribosomal protein S15: MVTTEQKKQIISTFAKGQGDTGSTEVQVAILDARIKDLNEHFKSHKKDFHSKTGLLKLVSKRKKLLEYLKRQNLERYKKLIETLGLRK, translated from the coding sequence ATGGTAACTACGGAACAAAAGAAGCAAATTATATCCACATTTGCAAAAGGACAAGGGGACACTGGGTCAACTGAAGTCCAAGTCGCTATTCTAGACGCTCGCATCAAAGATCTTAACGAGCATTTTAAATCTCATAAGAAAGATTTTCATTCTAAAACCGGTCTTCTTAAATTAGTAAGCAAACGTAAAAAATTATTGGAATATCTAAAACGCCAAAATCTGGAACGTTACAAAAAACTAATCGAAACTCTCGGACTCCGTAAGTAA
- the truB gene encoding tRNA pseudouridine(55) synthase TruB — protein sequence MNPSDLRENQQIRTEFGFLLLDKPIGMTSSDLVLKAKKTLGLKKVGHTGTLDKAASGLMVLPVGTSTSFSQVFLGKDKEYEADVQFGFSTDSGDREGLVVEDWEISKIQKWYQESLPRLEDILSKVSSWEEQVAPEVSALKVQGQRRAKLFREGISVPPSIRKIKIFEFEAGEFCPEGFKIRARVSGGTYIRKLVMDIAEEAGIPMCLKSLNRTKVGKLKLEQADTYEALLLGKAIIHPPEEILDIPSIEIPSTEVKDVFHGKKIKLDWIPTQEFLLTSPEGEILAYCRREGLPGSLSYKYLKVFSKI from the coding sequence ATGAATCCCTCCGACTTACGAGAAAACCAACAAATCCGGACTGAATTCGGATTTTTGCTCTTGGATAAACCAATTGGAATGACTTCTTCCGATCTGGTTTTGAAAGCCAAAAAGACTCTTGGACTCAAAAAAGTTGGGCACACTGGTACCTTGGATAAGGCGGCCTCCGGTTTAATGGTTCTGCCTGTAGGCACTTCGACAAGTTTCTCCCAAGTATTTTTAGGCAAAGACAAGGAGTATGAGGCGGACGTTCAGTTCGGCTTCTCCACTGACTCTGGAGACAGAGAAGGTTTAGTTGTAGAAGATTGGGAAATTTCTAAGATCCAAAAATGGTATCAGGAATCCTTGCCAAGGTTGGAAGATATTCTTTCCAAGGTTTCGAGCTGGGAAGAACAGGTCGCACCTGAAGTTTCCGCGCTCAAAGTGCAAGGACAGAGAAGAGCTAAGTTATTTAGGGAAGGTATCTCTGTTCCACCAAGCATTCGTAAGATCAAAATATTCGAATTCGAAGCAGGTGAATTCTGTCCCGAAGGTTTCAAGATAAGGGCCAGAGTTTCAGGCGGGACTTATATCCGTAAGCTTGTAATGGATATAGCGGAAGAGGCTGGGATCCCAATGTGTCTTAAGTCCTTGAATAGGACGAAGGTGGGCAAACTCAAGCTGGAACAGGCCGATACCTACGAGGCATTACTACTTGGAAAAGCAATCATCCATCCTCCGGAAGAAATTCTGGACATTCCTTCGATAGAGATCCCTAGTACTGAAGTAAAAGACGTTTTTCACGGGAAAAAGATCAAACTGGACTGGATCCCGACCCAGGAGTTCCTACTTACCTCTCCGGAAGGAGAGATTTTGGCATATTGCAGAAGGGAGGGACTTCCTGGCAGCCTTTCTTATAAATATTTGAAGGTCTTTTCTAAAATTTAG
- the rbfA gene encoding 30S ribosome-binding factor RbfA, producing MNPIRKRKIEAETVRTVAMMILAGKVKDPRVHMVSVHRSELSDDSKNLKVYVTAICTDKKKEKLLAGLNSASGKFAATLSTKLNLRITPRMSFVWDEEYIQGLDESLRLTRKPTNPD from the coding sequence GTGAATCCGATCCGTAAAAGGAAAATCGAAGCGGAGACGGTTCGGACCGTCGCTATGATGATCCTGGCCGGAAAAGTCAAGGACCCCCGGGTCCATATGGTTTCCGTTCACAGATCGGAACTCTCGGACGATTCCAAGAATCTAAAGGTGTACGTCACAGCCATCTGTACGGACAAAAAAAAGGAAAAATTACTCGCTGGATTAAATAGCGCCTCGGGTAAATTTGCCGCGACTCTTTCCACAAAACTCAATCTAAGGATCACTCCCCGGATGAGTTTTGTTTGGGACGAAGAATATATCCAAGGTTTAGATGAATCCCTCCGACTTACGAGAAAACCAACAAATCCGGACTGA
- the infB gene encoding translation initiation factor IF-2 codes for RRHRHFCIRDRRPTYSKQNREVGESGGGNYLGNRSDGNQSGQGGGGYRGGQGGQGGGGYRGGQGGQGGGFRGGPGGQGGGFRGGPGGGQGGGFRGGPGGQGGGFRGGPGGQGGGFRGGPGAGTPPPGLGPAEGGRGVPSGKKRNDKDRGGRPEGQEGSENSKFFRQSYRKQKVSGPTGVSVPKEITLLENVQVGELAKKMNLKPGDVIGKLMKMGMMVTINNIIDAETASILADEYGCKVKVVSLYEETLIDEEKDSPEDYIHRPPVVTIMGHVDHGKTRLLDTIRKSSVIDTESGGITQHIGAYQVKTSRGEITFLDTPGHEAFTSMRARGAKVTDIVILVVAADDGVMPQTLEALSHAKDAKVPIIVAINKVDLPTANPDKIMQELANHGLQSEEWGGDTMYCKISAKENIGIDKLLESVLLQAEVLDLKANPKRRAKGTIVEAKLDPGRGAVATVLIQNGTLRVGDPFVAGVFSGRVRAMYDDYGHLIKEAGPAFPVQVTGLDGVPDAGAPFDSVEDEKEARNISQHRIEFERIGNAGAAGSKVTLENMNEFIKQGALKELKVIIKADVRGSAEAIKEALEKLSTSDVKLNVIQSGAGAIVDMDVMLASASNAIVIGFHVRANPKTIALAEKEGVQIKYYNIIYQVVDEIKMAMEGLLEPERIEEVIGTAEIREVFKVSKIGNIAGCMVTSGKITKASGIRVISDGVQVFDGKLKSLRRFKDEVNEVVNNFECGIQLENYNDFKAGDTIEAYTVTVVKRKLE; via the coding sequence TCGTCGTCATCGTCATTTTTGTATAAGAGACAGAAGACCGACTTACTCCAAACAAAACAGGGAAGTAGGAGAGTCAGGTGGCGGTAATTACCTTGGAAATCGTTCCGACGGAAATCAAAGCGGCCAAGGTGGTGGCGGATATCGTGGAGGCCAAGGTGGTCAGGGCGGTGGTGGTTATCGCGGAGGCCAAGGTGGTCAAGGCGGAGGATTCCGTGGAGGCCCAGGCGGCCAGGGTGGCGGATTTAGAGGCGGTCCAGGTGGCGGCCAAGGCGGTGGATTCCGAGGCGGTCCGGGTGGTCAAGGCGGAGGATTTCGCGGAGGCCCAGGCGGACAGGGTGGCGGATTTAGAGGCGGCCCAGGTGCTGGAACTCCACCTCCAGGTTTAGGACCTGCAGAAGGCGGAAGAGGAGTTCCTTCCGGCAAAAAACGTAATGATAAAGATAGGGGTGGAAGACCAGAAGGTCAGGAAGGTTCTGAAAATTCTAAATTCTTCCGCCAATCTTACAGAAAGCAGAAAGTAAGCGGACCTACTGGAGTTTCCGTACCGAAAGAGATCACTCTTTTAGAGAATGTCCAAGTAGGAGAACTGGCTAAGAAAATGAATCTTAAGCCGGGAGATGTCATCGGAAAACTCATGAAAATGGGAATGATGGTGACCATCAATAATATCATCGATGCAGAAACTGCATCTATTCTCGCTGATGAATATGGCTGTAAGGTAAAAGTAGTTTCTCTATATGAAGAAACTCTAATCGACGAAGAAAAAGACAGTCCGGAAGATTATATCCATAGACCTCCAGTCGTTACCATCATGGGTCACGTTGACCACGGTAAGACAAGACTATTGGATACTATCCGTAAATCTTCTGTCATCGATACTGAGTCCGGTGGAATTACACAACATATCGGTGCTTACCAGGTAAAAACTTCCAGAGGGGAGATCACCTTCTTGGATACTCCTGGTCACGAAGCCTTTACATCTATGAGGGCAAGGGGAGCTAAGGTCACGGATATCGTGATCCTGGTAGTTGCTGCCGACGACGGAGTAATGCCTCAAACTTTAGAAGCATTGTCTCACGCAAAGGATGCAAAAGTTCCTATCATAGTTGCAATTAACAAAGTGGATCTTCCTACTGCAAATCCTGATAAGATCATGCAGGAACTCGCCAACCATGGACTCCAATCGGAAGAATGGGGCGGGGATACGATGTATTGTAAGATCTCTGCGAAGGAAAATATCGGGATCGATAAACTTTTAGAATCTGTGCTTCTGCAAGCCGAAGTTCTGGATCTGAAAGCGAACCCTAAACGTAGAGCAAAAGGTACAATCGTAGAAGCGAAGCTTGATCCGGGCCGCGGAGCAGTTGCGACAGTTCTTATCCAAAACGGAACCCTAAGAGTTGGAGATCCGTTCGTAGCTGGAGTATTCTCCGGTAGAGTTCGTGCGATGTATGATGATTACGGTCATCTGATCAAGGAAGCAGGACCTGCTTTCCCTGTTCAAGTAACTGGACTTGACGGAGTTCCTGATGCAGGAGCACCTTTCGACTCGGTAGAAGACGAGAAAGAAGCAAGAAACATCTCTCAACACCGTATCGAATTCGAAAGGATCGGAAACGCCGGTGCCGCAGGTTCCAAAGTCACCCTGGAAAACATGAACGAGTTCATCAAACAGGGCGCATTAAAAGAACTGAAAGTAATTATCAAAGCAGACGTTCGTGGTTCTGCGGAAGCAATCAAGGAAGCTTTGGAAAAACTTTCCACTTCGGACGTAAAACTGAACGTAATTCAGTCCGGAGCTGGGGCTATCGTGGATATGGACGTGATGCTTGCATCCGCTTCTAACGCGATCGTGATCGGCTTCCATGTTCGTGCGAATCCTAAAACCATTGCGCTCGCCGAAAAAGAAGGCGTTCAGATCAAATACTACAACATCATATATCAGGTTGTGGACGAGATCAAGATGGCGATGGAAGGACTTCTCGAACCGGAAAGGATCGAAGAAGTTATCGGAACCGCAGAGATCAGAGAAGTTTTCAAAGTTTCCAAGATCGGAAATATCGCGGGTTGTATGGTTACTTCCGGGAAGATCACAAAAGCTTCCGGTATCCGCGTGATCAGCGATGGAGTCCAAGTATTCGACGGAAAACTCAAGTCTCTTCGAAGATTCAAAGACGAAGTTAACGAAGTTGTGAACAATTTCGAATGCGGTATCCAGTTGGAAAACTACAACGACTTCAAAGCGGGCGACACAATCGAAGCTTATACAGTCACAGTAGTAAAACGGAAACTGGAGTAG